The Bryobacteraceae bacterium genome includes a window with the following:
- a CDS encoding phosphoglucosamine mutase, whose translation MSRAHQLKISVAGVRGVVGEFLTPNLACAFAQAFGTYVGPGPVVVARDTRASGEMFVHAVSCGLLAAGCEVIRIGIVPTPTAQIYVADIRAAGGIAVTASHNPPEYNALKLFNSDGLFFNRYERAELLDVYHQSEFRHAANEDMRRVVVDAETAPERHMARILRQVDAEKIRRRRFRVALDGVNGAGSRMSVRFLRDVLGCELHAIHVDPEKPFPRDPEPRAETLGELSELVTRVRAHVGFAQDPDGDRLAVAGETGRVLDNDDVLALAVDCALRKKKGPVVVNLTTSSVIDDIAARHGCPVYRTPVGEANVVERMRRVQAVIGGEGANGGIIYPAVHYCRDSYLGMALLLERLAETGETLNALAAALPRYWRRSGKFSFEHGRLGQMMQALEAALPGARADRTDGLKLMLEHGWVHVRASNTEPLVRVSAEAKTREEADRLYALAASLR comes from the coding sequence ATGAGCCGGGCGCATCAGCTGAAGATCAGCGTCGCCGGAGTGCGGGGCGTGGTGGGCGAGTTTCTGACGCCGAACCTGGCGTGCGCGTTTGCGCAGGCGTTCGGGACGTACGTGGGACCCGGACCGGTGGTGGTGGCGCGGGATACGCGCGCTTCGGGCGAGATGTTCGTGCATGCGGTGAGCTGCGGGCTGCTGGCGGCGGGGTGCGAGGTGATCCGGATCGGGATCGTGCCGACGCCGACGGCGCAGATCTATGTGGCCGACATCCGCGCGGCGGGCGGCATTGCGGTGACGGCGTCGCACAATCCGCCGGAGTACAACGCGCTGAAGCTGTTCAACAGCGACGGGCTGTTCTTCAACCGCTACGAGCGGGCGGAGCTGCTGGACGTGTATCACCAGAGCGAGTTCCGGCATGCGGCGAACGAGGACATGCGGCGGGTGGTGGTCGATGCGGAGACGGCGCCGGAGCGGCACATGGCGCGGATTCTGCGGCAGGTGGATGCGGAGAAGATCCGGCGGCGGCGGTTCCGGGTGGCGCTGGATGGAGTGAACGGGGCGGGTTCGCGGATGAGCGTGCGGTTTTTGCGGGATGTTCTCGGGTGCGAGCTGCATGCGATTCACGTGGATCCGGAGAAGCCGTTCCCGCGCGATCCGGAGCCGCGGGCGGAGACGCTGGGAGAGCTGAGCGAGCTGGTGACGCGGGTGCGCGCGCATGTCGGGTTCGCGCAGGATCCGGACGGCGACCGGCTGGCGGTGGCGGGCGAGACGGGGCGCGTGCTGGACAACGACGACGTGCTGGCGCTGGCGGTGGACTGCGCGCTGCGGAAGAAGAAGGGGCCGGTAGTGGTGAATCTGACGACGTCCTCGGTAATCGACGACATCGCCGCGCGGCACGGGTGCCCGGTGTACAGGACGCCCGTGGGCGAGGCGAACGTGGTGGAGCGGATGCGGCGCGTGCAGGCGGTGATCGGGGGAGAAGGCGCCAACGGGGGGATCATCTATCCGGCGGTGCACTACTGCCGGGATTCGTATCTGGGGATGGCGCTGCTGCTGGAGCGGCTGGCGGAGACGGGCGAGACGCTGAACGCGCTGGCGGCGGCGCTGCCGCGCTACTGGCGGCGCTCGGGGAAATTTTCGTTCGAGCACGGGCGGCTGGGGCAGATGATGCAGGCGCTGGAGGCGGCGCTGCCGGGGGCGCGCGCAGACCGGACGGACGGGCTGAAGCTGATGCTGGAGCACGGATGGGTGCACGTGCGCGCCTCGAACACCGAGCCGCTGGTGCGGGTGAGCGCTGAAGCGAAGACGCGGGAGGAGGCGGACCGGCTTTACGCGCTGGCGGCTTCGCTGCGCTGA
- the lgt gene encoding prolipoprotein diacylglyceryl transferase, giving the protein MFPKILDMGSFFLPAYGLLVAIGFLAGMGLTLRLARRAGLSVEAVGNLAIYCALAGLAGAKLLMFVMDFPYYSENPGRIFSLDTLLSAGVYYGGFLGALLFAWFYIRRQQLPWWKTADVFAPGIALGHAIGRLGCFAAGCCWGSECHRPWAVTFTNPAAHELTGVPLGIPLHPAQLYEAAATALVALFLYLRVRRPHAEGEILAWYLALYSSARFFIEFFRHHDQPFPVGAIPLTWTQWIALALCAAGVTLLARRRPQRSEAASA; this is encoded by the coding sequence ATGTTTCCGAAGATTCTGGACATGGGCAGCTTCTTCCTGCCCGCTTACGGCCTGCTGGTCGCCATAGGCTTTCTTGCCGGCATGGGCCTCACGCTGCGGCTGGCCCGCCGCGCCGGGCTCAGCGTCGAAGCCGTCGGCAACCTCGCCATCTACTGCGCCCTCGCCGGTCTCGCCGGCGCCAAGCTCCTGATGTTCGTCATGGATTTTCCGTATTATTCAGAAAATCCTGGACGCATTTTCAGCCTGGACACGCTTCTGTCCGCCGGCGTCTACTACGGCGGCTTCCTCGGCGCGCTTCTCTTCGCCTGGTTCTACATCCGCCGCCAGCAACTGCCCTGGTGGAAAACCGCGGACGTCTTCGCTCCCGGCATCGCCCTCGGCCACGCCATCGGGCGCCTGGGCTGCTTCGCCGCCGGCTGCTGCTGGGGCAGCGAATGCCACCGCCCCTGGGCGGTCACCTTCACCAACCCCGCCGCTCACGAGCTCACCGGCGTCCCCCTCGGCATCCCGCTTCACCCGGCGCAACTCTACGAAGCCGCCGCCACCGCTCTGGTCGCCCTCTTCCTCTACCTCCGCGTCCGCCGCCCGCACGCCGAAGGCGAGATCCTCGCCTGGTATCTCGCCCTTTATTCCAGCGCCCGCTTCTTCATCGAGTTCTTCCGCCACCACGACCAGCCCTTCCCCGTCGGAGCCATCCCCCTCACCTGGACGCAATGGATCGCCCTCGCCCTCTGCGCCGCCGGCGTCACGCTCCTCGCGCGCCGCCGCCCTCAGCGCAGCGAAGCCGCCAGCGCGTAA
- a CDS encoding oxidoreductase encodes MQTIAVTGATGYIGGRLVPRLVEAGYRVRCLVRSPMKLRDRTWASSPQVEIIAADLSDENAVRSALQDCTAAYYLVHSMISAGKDYAAQDLHLARTFASAAAQAGVGRILYLGGLGETGPGLSQHLASRREVEAALQSDGVPVTVFRAAMIIGSGSASFEILRYLVERLPVMVTPRWVHTPCQPIAVRNVIHYLAAALDSPETAAQTFDIGGPEVLTYRQIMDIMGEELGVGRRLILPVPVLTPRLSSYWIHLVTPLHHSIARPLAEGLRNPVVCRETRIRELIPQPLLTVREAIRAALQKTGSGEAETTWTMAGPVPGDPDWAGGKVFVDSRATLVRAPAAEVFRTVCRLGGRHGWYANWLWEIRGFLDRLVGGPGLRRGRRHPDSIELGEALDFWRVVGLEPPRLLRLRAEMKLPGEALLEFRVETLGPDASQLVQEARFHPRGLLGLLYWFAVTPFHAFVFQGMLDALRREAGRAASSGSSSALPHSSPARRTPYPGA; translated from the coding sequence GTGCAAACCATCGCCGTCACCGGCGCCACCGGCTACATCGGCGGCCGCCTCGTCCCGCGCCTCGTCGAGGCGGGCTATCGCGTCCGCTGCCTCGTGCGTTCCCCAATGAAACTGCGCGACCGCACGTGGGCGTCCTCCCCGCAGGTCGAAATCATTGCGGCGGACCTCTCAGATGAAAACGCCGTCCGTTCCGCCCTGCAGGACTGCACCGCCGCGTATTATCTCGTTCACTCCATGATCAGCGCCGGCAAAGACTACGCCGCGCAGGATCTCCATCTCGCCCGCACGTTCGCCTCGGCAGCCGCGCAGGCGGGCGTCGGCCGCATCCTCTATCTCGGAGGACTGGGCGAAACCGGTCCCGGGCTCAGCCAGCACCTGGCCTCCCGCCGGGAAGTCGAAGCAGCCCTGCAGTCCGACGGCGTGCCCGTCACCGTCTTCCGCGCCGCCATGATCATCGGCAGCGGCTCGGCCTCGTTCGAGATTCTCCGCTATCTCGTCGAACGCCTCCCCGTCATGGTCACGCCCCGCTGGGTCCATACGCCCTGCCAGCCCATCGCCGTGCGCAACGTCATCCACTATCTCGCCGCGGCGCTGGACTCTCCGGAAACCGCCGCCCAGACGTTCGACATCGGCGGTCCCGAGGTGCTCACCTACCGCCAGATCATGGACATCATGGGCGAAGAGCTCGGCGTCGGCCGCCGCCTCATCCTCCCCGTCCCTGTTCTCACGCCCCGCCTCAGCTCCTATTGGATCCACCTCGTCACCCCGCTCCATCACTCCATCGCCCGCCCGCTCGCCGAAGGATTGCGCAATCCCGTCGTCTGCCGCGAAACACGCATCCGCGAGCTCATTCCCCAGCCTCTGCTGACCGTCCGCGAAGCCATCCGCGCCGCTCTTCAGAAAACAGGCAGCGGCGAAGCGGAAACCACCTGGACCATGGCCGGCCCCGTACCCGGCGACCCCGATTGGGCCGGCGGAAAAGTCTTCGTCGACTCGCGCGCCACCCTCGTGCGCGCGCCCGCTGCGGAAGTGTTCCGCACCGTCTGCCGCCTCGGCGGCCGCCACGGCTGGTACGCCAACTGGCTCTGGGAGATCCGCGGCTTCCTCGACCGCCTCGTCGGCGGCCCCGGACTCCGCCGCGGGCGCCGTCATCCGGATTCCATCGAACTCGGCGAGGCGCTCGACTTCTGGCGCGTCGTCGGTCTCGAGCCGCCCCGCCTGCTCCGCCTTCGCGCCGAGATGAAACTGCCCGGCGAGGCGCTGCTCGAATTCCGCGTCGAGACTCTCGGTCCAGACGCCAGCCAGCTTGTTCAGGAAGCGCGCTTCCACCCCCGCGGACTTCTCGGGCTGCTCTACTGGTTCGCCGTCACCCCGTTTCACGCCTTCGTCTTCCAGGGCATGCTCGACGCATTGCGCCGGGAAGCCGGACGCGCCGCCTCTAGCGGAAGCTCTTCAGCGCTTCCTCATAGCTCTCCCGCACGTCGAACACCGTATCCAGGCGCGTGA
- a CDS encoding GNAT family N-acetyltransferase — MKPGSGKSLKKAHNIFGEKEHPLDPFFKPKNVAVIGATENPGSVGRTTLWNLISSPFGGAVFPVNPNRPSVLGIKAYKNVKEIPAEVDLAVVVTPSRLIPGIIKECGEAGIKAAVVISAGFKEVGPEGAELERQLVENARAAGMRIIGPNCLGIMIPPTGVNATFAAAMARTGNIAFLSQSGALCTAVLDWSLKENVGFSAFMSIGAMADVGWGDLIYYLGDDPKTRAILIYMESVGDARSFLSAAREVAYTKPIIVIKAGRTAAGSAAAASHTGAMTGSDDVLDTAFRRSGVLRVMTIAELFYMAEVLSKQPRPKGPRLTILTNAGGPGVLAADALLLGGGELAEISQKTIEELNQFLPPTWSHRNPVDIIGDAGPDRYAKALEVVSKDENTDGMLVILTPQAMTDATQTAQLLRPLAKLGDRPVLASWMGGVEVAAGEQILNQAGIPTFPYPDTAARMFNYMWRYTYNLRGLYETPSYAGDDEGGAAQKAREILDRVRGEGRTILTEHESKQVLAAYGIPVLPSIIAATEDEAVAAAEQMGYPVVLKLHSLTITHKTDVGGVQLNLGDAEAVRRAFQAIRASVEEKAGAEHFQGVNVQPFAKLDGYEVILGSTIDPQFGPVILFGMGGQLVEVFKDRALALPPLNTTLARRMMERTKIFTALKGVRGRKPVDIAGLEQLLVRFSRLVVEQPWIKELDINPLLASPERLLALDARVVLHDPQMREQDLPRPAIRPYPAEYAGEWTMRNGERVTIRPIRPEDEPAMVRFHESLSERTVYHRYLQVLNLSQRVAHERLIRICFIDYAQQMALVAERTDPATGQKQIIAVGRLQGLGQPEAEFSIVVTDDYQNQGLGTELLKRLIDIGRKEGVKAIVADILAENTAMQFVAEKLGFRIQREVDEPVVSARLELN; from the coding sequence ATGAAACCTGGAAGCGGAAAATCCCTGAAGAAGGCGCACAACATTTTTGGAGAAAAAGAGCATCCGCTGGATCCGTTCTTCAAGCCGAAGAACGTGGCGGTGATCGGCGCGACAGAGAATCCGGGGTCAGTGGGCCGCACGACGCTGTGGAACCTGATCAGCTCGCCGTTTGGCGGAGCGGTATTTCCGGTGAATCCGAACCGGCCGAGCGTGCTGGGCATCAAGGCCTACAAGAACGTGAAAGAGATTCCGGCGGAGGTGGACCTGGCGGTGGTGGTGACGCCGTCGCGGCTGATCCCCGGGATCATCAAGGAGTGCGGGGAGGCGGGGATCAAGGCGGCGGTGGTGATCTCGGCGGGGTTCAAGGAGGTGGGGCCGGAGGGCGCGGAACTTGAGCGGCAGCTGGTGGAGAACGCGCGCGCGGCGGGGATGCGGATCATCGGGCCGAACTGCCTGGGGATCATGATTCCGCCGACGGGCGTGAATGCGACGTTCGCGGCGGCGATGGCGCGGACGGGCAACATCGCGTTCCTGAGCCAGAGCGGCGCGCTGTGCACGGCGGTGCTGGACTGGAGCCTGAAGGAGAACGTGGGGTTCAGCGCATTCATGTCGATCGGGGCGATGGCGGACGTGGGCTGGGGCGACCTGATTTACTACCTGGGCGATGATCCGAAGACGCGGGCGATTCTGATCTACATGGAGAGCGTGGGCGACGCGCGGAGCTTCCTGTCTGCGGCGCGCGAGGTGGCGTATACGAAGCCGATCATCGTGATCAAGGCGGGAAGGACGGCGGCTGGATCGGCCGCAGCGGCGTCGCACACGGGGGCGATGACGGGCTCGGACGACGTGCTCGATACGGCGTTCCGGCGCAGCGGCGTGCTGCGGGTGATGACGATCGCCGAGCTGTTCTACATGGCGGAGGTTCTGTCGAAGCAGCCGCGGCCGAAGGGACCGAGGCTGACGATCCTGACCAACGCGGGCGGACCGGGCGTGCTGGCGGCGGACGCGCTGCTGCTGGGCGGCGGGGAGCTGGCCGAGATTTCGCAGAAGACGATCGAGGAGCTGAACCAGTTTCTGCCTCCGACCTGGAGCCACCGCAATCCGGTGGACATCATCGGCGACGCGGGGCCGGACCGCTATGCGAAGGCTCTGGAAGTGGTGTCGAAGGACGAGAACACGGACGGGATGCTGGTGATCCTGACGCCGCAGGCGATGACCGACGCGACGCAGACGGCGCAACTGCTGCGGCCGCTGGCGAAGCTGGGGGACCGTCCGGTGCTGGCGTCGTGGATGGGGGGCGTGGAAGTGGCCGCGGGCGAGCAGATCCTGAACCAGGCGGGCATTCCGACGTTCCCGTATCCGGACACGGCGGCGCGCATGTTCAATTACATGTGGCGCTACACGTACAATCTGCGGGGGCTGTACGAGACGCCGAGCTACGCAGGCGATGACGAGGGCGGCGCGGCGCAGAAAGCGCGCGAGATTCTGGACCGCGTGCGCGGCGAAGGGCGCACGATCCTGACCGAGCACGAATCGAAGCAGGTGCTGGCGGCGTACGGGATTCCGGTGCTGCCGTCGATCATCGCGGCCACGGAGGACGAAGCCGTGGCGGCGGCGGAGCAGATGGGGTATCCGGTGGTGCTGAAGCTGCACTCGCTGACGATCACGCACAAGACGGACGTGGGCGGCGTGCAGCTGAACCTGGGCGATGCAGAGGCCGTGCGGCGGGCGTTCCAGGCGATCCGTGCGAGCGTGGAAGAGAAGGCGGGCGCGGAACATTTCCAGGGCGTGAACGTGCAGCCGTTTGCGAAGCTGGACGGCTACGAGGTGATCCTGGGCTCGACGATCGACCCGCAATTCGGACCGGTGATCCTGTTCGGCATGGGCGGGCAGCTGGTGGAGGTGTTCAAGGACCGCGCACTGGCGCTGCCTCCGCTGAACACGACGCTGGCGCGGCGGATGATGGAGCGGACGAAGATCTTCACGGCGCTGAAAGGAGTGCGCGGGCGCAAGCCCGTGGACATCGCGGGGCTGGAGCAGCTGCTGGTGCGGTTCTCGCGGCTGGTGGTGGAGCAGCCGTGGATCAAGGAGCTGGACATCAACCCGCTGCTGGCGTCGCCGGAGCGGCTGCTGGCGCTGGATGCGCGCGTGGTGCTGCACGATCCGCAGATGCGGGAGCAGGACCTGCCGCGGCCGGCGATCCGTCCGTATCCGGCCGAGTACGCTGGCGAGTGGACGATGCGGAACGGCGAGCGGGTGACAATCCGGCCCATCCGTCCGGAAGACGAGCCGGCGATGGTGCGGTTCCACGAGTCGCTGTCAGAGCGCACGGTGTACCACCGGTATCTCCAGGTGCTGAACCTGAGCCAGCGGGTGGCGCACGAGCGGCTGATCCGGATCTGCTTCATTGATTACGCGCAGCAAATGGCGCTGGTGGCGGAACGCACCGACCCGGCGACGGGCCAGAAGCAGATCATCGCCGTGGGACGCCTGCAGGGGCTGGGGCAGCCCGAGGCCGAGTTCTCGATCGTGGTGACGGACGACTACCAGAACCAGGGTCTCGGCACGGAGCTGCTGAAGCGGCTGATCGACATCGGGCGGAAAGAAGGCGTGAAGGCGATCGTCGCCGACATTCTGGCCGAGAACACGGCGATGCAGTTTGTGGCGGAGAAGCTGGGATTCAGGATTCAGCGCGAAGTGGACGAGCCGGTGGTGTCGGCGCGGCTGGAGCTGAACTGA
- a CDS encoding phosphoglucosamine mutase, with translation MARPGATLRISPAGLRGIVGHGLTASHVLDFAAAFATFLEGPGQVVIGRDPRVSSVMMREGVTSALLAAGHEVIDLGIVPTPVIQHAIRRLDAEGGVSIGASHNPAEWNALKFFTREGRYLSSAQSEELLDIYHLRKFRFAGHDGTGRRKEEEGAIEAYLDALAAEFPLEKLRRFRVLVDCTNGTSGLILRRMIERFGLQLILINEALEGRAFVHEPSTTKKMAELQLAPLVKTVGADAGFLFDIDSDRVTFATEQGEAASEELVQVVIADEMLERGCGRMVLTNLSSTALLEEVAARHGGKVVRLPVGRQAVTDALAGYPMEQVAVAGEGTGAVMMPQFPYVYDGIAAMLRMLERMERRGQAMSELIADYPAYSILKGKIPVRTRFVPELFDELEQRWPEARANRRDGLRLDWEDRWVHVRVSQTEPVIRVICEQRGGTPRRLFDAVMDLVRSYSE, from the coding sequence ATGGCGCGGCCGGGGGCGACGTTGCGGATTTCGCCGGCGGGGCTGCGGGGCATCGTGGGCCACGGGCTGACGGCGTCGCACGTGCTGGATTTTGCGGCGGCGTTCGCGACGTTTCTGGAAGGGCCGGGGCAGGTGGTGATCGGGCGGGACCCGCGGGTGTCGAGCGTGATGATGCGGGAGGGGGTGACCAGCGCGCTGCTGGCGGCGGGGCATGAAGTGATCGACCTTGGGATTGTGCCGACGCCGGTGATCCAGCATGCGATCCGGCGGCTGGATGCGGAAGGGGGCGTTTCGATCGGGGCGAGCCACAATCCGGCGGAGTGGAATGCGCTGAAGTTTTTCACGCGCGAAGGGCGTTATCTTTCCAGCGCGCAGAGCGAGGAACTGCTCGACATCTATCACCTGCGGAAGTTCCGTTTTGCAGGGCATGACGGCACGGGTCGGCGGAAGGAGGAAGAGGGGGCGATCGAGGCGTATCTGGATGCGCTGGCGGCGGAGTTTCCGCTGGAGAAGCTGCGGCGGTTCCGGGTGCTCGTCGACTGCACGAACGGGACGTCGGGGCTGATTCTGAGGCGGATGATCGAACGGTTCGGGCTGCAACTGATTCTGATCAACGAGGCGCTGGAGGGGCGGGCGTTCGTGCACGAGCCGTCGACGACGAAGAAGATGGCGGAGCTGCAGCTGGCGCCGCTGGTGAAGACAGTGGGGGCGGATGCGGGGTTCCTGTTCGACATCGACAGCGACCGGGTGACGTTCGCAACGGAGCAGGGCGAGGCGGCGAGCGAAGAGCTGGTGCAGGTGGTGATCGCCGACGAGATGCTGGAGCGCGGCTGCGGGCGGATGGTGCTGACGAACCTGTCGTCGACGGCGCTGCTCGAGGAAGTGGCGGCGCGGCACGGCGGAAAGGTGGTGCGGCTGCCGGTGGGACGGCAGGCGGTGACCGATGCGCTGGCGGGATATCCGATGGAACAGGTGGCTGTGGCGGGCGAAGGCACCGGGGCGGTGATGATGCCGCAGTTTCCGTATGTGTACGACGGAATCGCGGCGATGCTGCGGATGCTGGAGCGGATGGAGCGGCGGGGGCAGGCGATGTCGGAGCTGATCGCGGACTATCCGGCGTACTCGATCTTGAAGGGGAAGATCCCCGTGCGGACGCGGTTCGTGCCGGAACTGTTCGACGAGCTGGAGCAGCGGTGGCCGGAGGCGCGGGCGAACCGGCGCGACGGACTGAGGCTGGACTGGGAAGACAGGTGGGTGCACGTGCGGGTGTCGCAGACGGAGCCGGTGATCCGCGTGATCTGCGAGCAGCGGGGCGGGACGCCTCGGCGGCTGTTCGATGCCGTGATGGACCTGGTGAGGAGCTACTCGGAATGA
- the rsbV gene encoding anti-sigma-B factor antagonist has protein sequence MTQPSAHRIESRQEGDVTVIRCQGRITLGLATNTLRNLMREALDGGAKKLLVDFSGATQLDSTGIGELVGALSLANEKGAELKLAAMPPKIRELLRITRLDTVFDVRESYEEALKSFR, from the coding sequence ATGACACAGCCGTCCGCACACCGCATCGAGAGCCGCCAGGAAGGCGACGTGACCGTGATCCGGTGCCAGGGGCGCATCACGCTGGGGCTGGCGACGAACACGCTGCGGAACCTGATGCGCGAGGCTCTGGACGGCGGCGCGAAGAAGCTGCTGGTGGACTTCAGCGGCGCGACGCAGCTGGATTCGACAGGGATCGGGGAACTGGTGGGCGCGCTGTCGCTGGCCAATGAGAAAGGCGCGGAGCTGAAGCTCGCCGCAATGCCGCCGAAGATCCGCGAGCTGCTGCGGATCACGCGCCTGGATACGGTGTTCGACGTGCGGGAGAGCTATGAGGAAGCGCTGAAGAGCTTCCGCTAG